CAACGTTACTCCTCAATTGAACTACGATTGCGCTCCTATCACAGATACGACTTCCAATTGGTTTCGGCTACAGTGGAATTATGTGGCAACGGGTGGTGAGCAGTATTTTACAATCGGGAATTTCTTTAATAACGCAAATACGAATATCGTTACGGTAGGCAACAACTTCATCAATCCATATGCCTACTACTACATTGACGATGTAAGCATTATTGCTTCATCAGAATGCTGCTATGCAGATGTTCCAGCTACTCAGGTTGTTTGTGCCAGCGATGCGGCATTCAATTTAATAGCTACTGGCGGTGTTGGAAGCAGTTGTTCAGGAACGGTTTCGGGAACGTGGTCTGGAACAGGCATCACAAATGCCAATACAGGAACTTTCAACCCGGCCACGGCAGGAGTTGGCACACACACACTTACATATACAATGAGCTGTGGATATACCACAACATCGACCGTCATTGTAAGTGGCTGTGCAGCACTAACTGTTTGCCAAGAAGCGAATGGTGATCTAACGGTAACTGGAGGTGTTGGACCATATACATGGAATGAGCAAGTAGTAGGCGAGGATTGCAGTGCTTGTCTTGACATGTTTCCATTTCCTCCTTGTACCTTCCCAACTGATTGTTCGGTGCCTACATTAGAATGGTCTCAATATGCTAATGGAACTACAATCACACCTCCGGGAACTTGGCCAATCCAAGTTACTGACAGTGATGGTGGTTCTTTGGAAATTGTTGGTTTGGCCGGACTTCCTTTGTGTTCTGGTGGAGCATGTGACCTCGAAGTTCAACTCATTTCTTCACAAGATGCATGTGATGGCGTGGAAAATGGTACGGCTACGGTAAATGCGATTGGAAACATCAGTACAGTAAGCTATTCTTGGAACACGGTTCCTGTACAAAATGGTGTCACGGCATCATCTTTAGCCACAGGAGAATACGTAGTCACAGCCACTGATCAGCAAGGCTGTGAAAGCACACTTACTGTAGTTATCGGAAGCGGGGGAATTATTGCTAATGCTGGAGAAGATGTCGTTATCTGTAAAGGACAGACTACCGTTCTTTCTGCATCAGGTGGTATAGGATACGTTTGGGATCATGGAGCAGGTACGGGAGCAACTGTGACTGTTGGACCAGGTTCTACCACCACATATACGGTTACTGTTACTGGGGCTGGCGGATGTCCAGGTACGGATCAAGTTACTGTAACGGTGTATGATACTCCTGCAGTGAATTTTATCACAGAAAGCACCACTGTATGTAGTGAATCAAGTTCGGTACAATTGTTCGGTGATCCATCGGGAGGAACGTTTTCTGGAGACGGAGTAACTGGAAATTCATTTAACCCAGCATCTGCTGGAGTTGGAGAGCATATTATCACTTATGAATATTTTGAGCAGCAAGAATGTCCTGGAACAGATAATATCACAATCACTGTTGAATTGTGTACTGGGATTTCTGATATCGCAACGGAAGAACTCAACGTTCACCCAAATCCAAGTTCAGGAATTTTCACTGTGGAATACAACGGAAACCTTACTGGAGTGGCAGAATTTATTCTTAGAGACATGACTGGAAGATCGGTTGTAACTACAAAACGTGCTGAATTAAATGGACTTCGACTGTCTTTTGACATCAGTACGCTTGCCAACGGTCAATATTTATTGGACATGGTTAAAGATGGAAAACGCCTCAGCACTACGCGTTTGACCAAGCAATAGAACAAGAAAGGTGGGAACATAATTTCCCACCTTTTTTTATCCAATATTTCGATAAAACCTTCGTTCACGCCACGTGATTGAAAAAACTATCTTTGCGGCCATGTTAAAAAACGCGTCCGCGGCCATCTTTTTATCGTTTATTCTATTAGGGTTTGCAGGATGCAGTAAGTATCAGCGGGTTCTAAAAAGCAACGATTTCGAACAGAAGTTCGATATGGCCAAGACCTATTACGATAATGGAAAGTACCAGAAAGCGTTTCCGTTGTTCGAGGAATTGATCACAGTGTTCAGGGGAACGAGTAAGGCCGAAGACGTTTATTACTATTACGCTTATTGCAATTATCAACTCGGAGACTACATGTTGGCCGGTTACCATTATGACAATTTCGTCAGAACGTTTCCAAGAAGCAGTAGGGCAGAAGATGCGCAGTTCATGAATGCCAAATGTTACTTTCTCGATTCGGCAGAACCGAGTTTAGATCAGGCAAGTACCAAAAAGGCAATTGATGAAATGCAGATTTTCATCAATAAATACCCAGAAAGCCCGAAGGTTGATGAATGTAACGATCTGATGGATCGTCTGAGGTTCAAATTGGAAACGAAAAGCTACAATACTGCTAAACTTTATTACCGTCTTGGTGAATATAAAGCTGCTATCTTTGCGCTCCGAAATACGCTTGAAGACTATCCTGATACTAAATTCAGAGAAGAGATTAGTTTTATGATACTTCGTTCAAGTTATCTGCTTGCAGATAACAGTATTGAGGAAAAGAAAATTGAGCGTTTTGAACAGACATTGAAAGAATGTGATGATTTCATCGAACGACATCCAAGGTCGTCTGATGTGAGAAACGCAGAGAATATTAAAGAAGATTCTAAGAAGGAACTTGAAAAGTTAAATACCCGTAAAGATGGAATACAAAAACACAAAGGCTGAAAGAGATACTGTAACCAGAGACATGCGTCAGTTTGAGACTGGAACGGACAATACGTTCGAAACCATCGCTATAATTGCAAAACGCGCAAATCAGATCGGTGCAGACATCAAGGAAGAATTGAATTCTAAATTGGCTGAATTTGCAACTACTTCTGACAATCTGGAAGAGATCTTTGAGAACAGAGAGCAAATTGAAATCTCTAAGTTCTACGAAGCGCTTCCTAAGCCAGTATCAATTGCTGTTGAGGAGTACTTGAACGGTAAGATATATTTCAGAAACCCAGCAAAAGAAGAGGCTGCTGAAGCAGAAGCCACTTCTACTGAAGCATAAGTTTGAATAAAATTGAGCATGAAAACCCGACATCGTTCGGGTTTTCATGTTTTCAGAACTTAGTTTTGGTTTCATTCTACAAGGACAAGACCATGAAGGGGAAAAAGATCTTAGTTGGAATTAGCGGAGGAATTGCAGCGTACAAAACTCCGTTGCTTATCAGATTATTGGTGAAAGCCGGTGCTGAAGTAAAAGTGGTGGCTACAGATGCTTCTTTCGAATTCGTTACAGCACTTACATTATCCACGCTATCGAAAAACCCGGTTGTTTCAACATTTTCAGACGAGTCTGGAAATTGGAATAACCATGTTGAATTAGGCCTTTGGGCTGATGTTTTCGTAATTGCCCCAGCAACTGCCAACACTATTGGAAAAATGGCCAACGGTATTTGCGACAGCCTTCTACTTGCTACTTATTTATCCGCTCGATGTCCTGTAGTTGTAGCACCAGCCATGGATCTTGACATGCTTCAGCATCCTGCGGTTCAAAAAAACATGCAAACCATTCTTGGGTTCGGAAACCATATCATTGATCCAACGGAAGGAGAATTGGCAAGTGGTTTAGTTGGTAAAGGTAGAATGGCAGAGCCTGACGAGATCTTTCAGTTTATTTCAACGCTCATCCAATGACTGAACTGAAGGGGAAGAAAGTACTGGTAACAGCAGGGCCAACGCACGAGGCGATTGATCCTGTTCGCTACATCAGCAATCATTCTTCTGGAAAAATGGGGATTGCTATTGCAGAAGCTGCACTTGAACAAGGAGCGGAAGTAACCCTGATCTGTGGCCCATCTAATGTCACTTCGGCAGAGGGAATAAACAGGATAAACGTACGTTCTGCGCAAGACATGTTTGAGGCCGTAATGCAAATCCGATCTAAAAATGATATCCTGATACTTTCCGCAGCGGTTGCCGATTATCGGCCAAAATCGGTAGCTGATAAGAAGATCAAGAAGAAAGTGGCCGAACTGGTGATTGAACTGGAACCTACGCCAGATATCTTGGCTTCATTGGGAAAGCAAAAACAACCAGGTCAACTTTTGGTCGGATTTGCGTTAGAAACAGATAATGAACTGAGCAATGCGCAGGAAAAACTTAAAAAAAAGAACTGCGATCTGATTGTCTTGAACTCACTTCAAGATTCTGGAGCTGGATTTGGGCATGATACAAACAAGGTCTCAATTCTGGACAGACACAATAATATCACTACTTTTGAATTGAAGTCGAAAGCAGAAGTTGCCAAAGATATTCTGCGCACAATCGTTGCCTTCAAATGAGACACTTTTTTACACTATTTCTCCTATTTATCAGTCTTGCTTCTGTTGCTCAGGAGCTCAATTGCACTGTTACCGTTATAAGTCCGCAGGTTCAGAACACGGAGAAGCGAATCTTTGAAACACTACAAAAAGACATTCGGCAGTTCATGACATCAACTGCTTGGACAACGGATGTTTTTGCACAGGACGAACGCATCGAATGTAGTATACTGATCACCGTTACGGAACGTGTCTCAACAGACACTTACAAGGCCACGATGCAGGTTCAATCGAGCCGACCTGCTTACATGACCGCCTACAACACGGTCTTATTGAACGTGAATGATCAAGATTTTACCTTTCAATACAATGAAGGTCAACCACTGCAATGGCAGCAGAATCAACACATTAGCAACTTGACTTCTGTGCTTGCCTTTTATGCCTACATGATCATTGGAGCAGATTACGATAGTTTCTCACCGCAAGGAGGCGAAGCACATTTTCAAAAAGCACTTCAAATTGTGAATAATGCACAAAATGAATCTCAACGAGGATGGAAAGCTTTCGAAGGGTCGAAGAACCGTTATTGGTTGGTTGAAAATATGGTGAACGCAAGGTATGAGCGGTACAGAGATGTGATGTACAAATACCATCGTTTGGGACTTGATGTGATGCAATCAGACCTGAATGGAGGAAGGCAAGTGATCACTGACTGTCTGCCATTGCTTCAGCAAATGCGATTGGATCAACCGAACTCTTATTTGCTCACGGTTTTCTTCACAGCTAAGGTTGATGAGTTCATCAACATTTATAAAGAAGCATTCCCTGATATGAAAACGAAGGCTGCAAATGCACTTATGCAGATGGATCCGGCCAATGCCAATAAGTATCAGGCAATTGTAAAAGGGTAGAGTTATGCTCACCCGTCTTCATATCCGAAACTACGCGATCATCAGCGAGTTGGACGTTGAGCTGAATGAAGGGCTCACCATCATTACAGGTGAAACAGGTGCTGGAAAATCAATATTGATCGGGGCGCTTTCGTTGGTTCTTGGCAAACGTGCCGATGCAACGGTGCTTTATAATGAATCTGAGAAATGTGTTGTGGAAGCATTCTTCAATATTTCGGGTTACGAGTTAGAGCCATTCTTTGCTGAAAACGACCTTGATTTTGAGAATCCAACCATCCTCCGAAGAGAAATAAATGCGAACGGTAAATCGCGAGCGTTCATCAATGACACACCTGTAACCTTACTTCAGCTCAAAGATCTCGCTTCAAAGCTTATAGATATTCATTCTCAGCATGAAGTACTGACATTGAAGTCTGCTGAATTCAGAGCTCGCTTTCTAGACCTCTGTGCTGATGGTGGTAAACAATCAAATCGCTATCAGTTGCAATATGCTGCCTGGAATACGCTTCGCAAGGAAGTGGAAACCTTGAGGAACAGTTTAGCGAAATCAGCTGCTGATGAAGATTACCTCAAATTTCAATTGGAGGAATTGCTAGCGCTGAATTTGAAAGAAGGAGAATTAGCTGAAAATCAAGAACGATTGTCGTTGCTCGAAAATGCAGAAGAGATAACGGTCACCTTGAGTGGAATTTCTGATATGCTACAGAATGGAGAAAATCCGTTGGTTGATAGTTTGCGAAAAGCAGAAACTGAACTCCAACGTCTAGCAAAAAAGTATCCGTCTGCTACTGAATGGGCACAACGCATCAAGCAAAGTCTGATTGATCTGGAAGATGTAGCTGAAGAAATGAATCAGCGGTCTTTGGCCATTGATCAAGATCCAGCAGAGTTACAACGGCTGGAAGAGCGGGTTGATGAGATTCTACGATTGATGACCAAACATCGCGTTCAGTCCGAATCAGAATTGATTCAATTTCAGGCTGAATTGGATGAAAAACTACTGTCAATCAATAATTCTGATGAGAAGCTGACAATCTTGAACGGTAGACTTGAAATTGCCGAATCGTTGCTTCAAAAAGAAGCAGACAAACTCACCGAGACAAGAAAAGCCGAAGCCAAGCGAATATCTCCCATACTTGCCAAAGAATTGCAGCAGTTGGGAATGCCAGATGCGCAGATGAATATTCTTATTGAACCATCAGAAAGAAGTAGCGATGGTCAAGATCGGATTGAGATTCTGTTTACAGCCAACAAGGGCCAAAAGCCTCAGGATATAAGTAAGATTGCCAGTGGCGGAGAACTTTCGCGACTGATGCTTTCAGTAAAAGCTGAAATGGCGAGTAAGACCCAACTTCCAGCCATCATATTTGATGAGATCGATACAGGGGTTTCTGGAGATGTGGCCGATAAGATGGGAGGGAAGATCAAAGACCTAAGCAAGCAAATGCAGATTCTGTGCATTACACATTTGCCACAGATCGCATCCAAAGCCGATCAGCATTTGTTTGTTTACAAAGAAGAGCAGGAGGGAAGGGCCGTTACTGGAGTCCGTAAATTGGATGAAGCGGAAAGAATTTTGGAAATTGCAAAGATGTTGAGCAACGCCAATCCTACGGAAGCTGCGTTGGCTCATGCAAAAAACTTAGTCAACTTGAATAATTAGAAATTAGAAATGAAGAATTATGAATTGAATGGTCATGCTCACAACCATGTAACGGTGTAGCCATTTCTACTTCATAATTTTTAATTCATCATTATCGAAATGGGATACGGATTATTAAAAGGAAAGAAAGGAATCATTTTCGGAGCACTTGACGAACGGTCGATAGCTTGGAAAGTGGCGGAGAAATGTAGCGAAGAAGGCGCTGAGATCATGCTCACCAATGCGCCAGTTGCCTTGCGAATGGGTAAGATCAATGAACTGGCAGAAAAGCTAAACACGATAGTTGTTCCAGCGGATGTGACGGTGATGGAAGACATCGAAAACCTGGTTTCAACTGCAAAAGAGACATTCGGAGGAATTGATTTTGTACTGCATTCTGTGGGAATGTCGCCTAACGTGAGAAAGGGGAGAGTTTATACTGATCTGAACTATGAATTCTACCATAAGACCTTGGACATTTCGGCCATGTCGTTGCATCGCGTGTTGCAAACCTGCTACAAGATGGATGCGCTGAATGAATATGCTTCCGTGATTGCGTTGACTTACATTGCTGCGCAACGGACCTATACCGGTTATGGAGATATGGCTGAAGCGAAAGCGATGCTCGAAAGTATTGCTCGTAGTTTCGGTCATCATTATGGCGTAAAAAAGAACGTTCGGGTTAATACCGTTTCTCAAAGTCCAACCGTGACCACAGCAGGTTCGGGAGTAGAAGGATTTGATGATTTCATCTCCAATGCAGACAAACTTTCTCCACTCGGAAATGCAAGCGCATCAGAATGTGCCGATTATTGCGTTACGCTCTTTTCAGACCTTACCCGAAAAGTGACGATGCAGAACCTATTCCATGATGGCGGTTACAGCAGCATGGGAGCAGCAGAATAATTTCAGATTGAACTAGCTGGAAAAAGAAAGAGGGGCAATTTGCCCCTCTTTTCATTTGCTTTATTCTGGAATTAACCTTCCGAAGAATCTTTCTTCTTCTTGTCAGCTTTTGGCTTTTTTACGCTGATGGTAAGTTCAGTGGCATCTTTCTCATGCTTCACTTCCAATATATCTCCTTGCGCAATGGTAGAACCAATGATTGCTTCCGCCAACGGATCTTCCAAATACTTCTGAATAGCGCGTGCCAATGGTCGTGCACCAAATTCAGGATCATATCCTTTTTCAGAAAGGAACTCTTTGGCTGTACTTGCAAGTTCTATCGTGTAACCAACTTCCTCAATTCGTTTGAATACACTTTTCAATTCCAGATCAATGATCTGGAACAGATCTTCCTTCTTTAACTGATTGAAGAGAACCACATCATCAATTCTATTCAAGAACTCAGGAGCAAATGCTTTCTTCAACGCCTTCTCAATCACACCGCGAGAGTGGTCATCACTAGAAGATGTTTTTGCACTAGTTGCAAATCCAACGCCTTGACCGAAATCCTGCAATTGTCTTGATCCAATATTCGATGTCATGATCACAATCGTGTTCTTGAAATCAATCTTGCGACCCAAAGAATCTGTCATCTGTCCATCATCCAACGCCTGAAGAAGCAAGTTGAACACATCTGGATGCGCTTTTTCAATCTCATCCAATAGCACAACTGAATAAGGCTTTCTTCGAACTTTTTCGGTCAACTGACCGCCTTCTTCATAACCAACGTATCCCGGAGGGGCACCAACCAATCTTGAGATGGCAAATTTCTCCATATACTCACTCATGTCTATTCTGATGAGCGAATCATCCGAATCGAACAGATACTGAGACAATACTTTAGCCAACTCCGTTTTACCAACTCCTGTTGGTCCAAGGAAAATGAAACTACCGATCGGTTTGTTCGGGTCTTTCAATCCAGCACGATTTCGTTGAATGGCGCGAACAACTTTCTTAATGGCATCATCTTGCCCGATCACCTTTCCTTTCAGGTTCTCGTACATGGATTTCAGTCGGTTACCTTCATTTTGAGCAACACGATGAACAGGAATTCCCGTCATCATCGAAACCACTTCAGCAACATCTTCTTCGGTTACAGTCTCACGGTTTTCTTTCGTGTCTTCTTCCCATTTGTTCTTTTGTCGTTCCAACTCCTCTTGAAGCTTACGTTCCTTATCGCGCAAGTTGGCAGCCTCTTCATACTTCTGGCTTCTAACCACACGATTCTTCTCTTCCTTCACTTCATCCACCTTCTTTTCCAGTTCCACAATCACTTCAGGAACATGAATATTGGTGATGTGAACACGAGAACCGACTTCATCCAATGCATCAATGGCCTTGTCTGGAAGGAAGCGGTCGGTCATGTACCGATTCGTTAATGTCACACAGGCAACTATGGCCTCAGGTGTGTAGTTCACATTATGATGCTCTTCGTATTTGCCTTTGATGTTATTCAAGATCTCAATGGTTTCATCAACTGTTGTTGGGTCAACGATCACCTTTTGGAAACGTCTTTCCAAGGCACCATCCTTCTCAATGTATTGACGGTATTCATCTAGTGTTGTAGCACCGATACATTGAACTTCTCCACGTGCCAAAGCTGGTTTGAACATGTTAGATGCATCCATAGAACCTGAAGCGCCACCAGCACCAACAATGGTGTGAATCTCATCGATGAAAAGAATGACGTCCGGAGATTTCTCCAACTCGTTCATTACGGCTTTCATACGCTCTTCAAATTGCCCACGGTATTTTGTGCCGGCAACCAAAGACGCAAGATCAAGCGTTACTACGCGCTTACCGAACAGTACACGCGATACTTTACGCTGAATAATGCGGAGCGCCAAACCTTCTGCAATGGCAGACTTACCAACACCAGGTTCACCGATAAGGATCGGATTGTTCTTTTTTCTTCGGCTTAGGATCTGAGAAACACGCTCAATTTCCTTCTCACGACCTACAACAGGATCAAGCTTTCCATCTTCGGCAGCCTTTGTCAGGTCGCGGCCAAAGTTGTCCAATACCGGTGTTTTCGACTTTGGATCGACCGGCTTTCTAACCTGTCCGCCTCCAGTACCAGCTGCACCAAAGTTGTCACCTTCGTCATCATCGTCAGCAGAATCGCTGTGTCGAGCCTCAGGACTAACACCAGTCTCGCCCAATATTACTTCGACCTCTTCTTTCACAAGGTCATAATCCACTCCCATTTTCTTCATGCTTCTAGTTACAACGTTATCATCGTCTTTTAGGATGGCAAGCAGCAAATGTTCTGTTCCGATGGTCGGACTCTTGAACACCTTTGCTTCCAAATAAGTGATTTTTAAAGCTTTTTCTGCTTGTTTGATCAGTGGGATGTTTCCCAAATTGGTCTTCTTCGAAGCCTTGCCCGTATGCGTTGCAGACTCAATCTCCTTACGAAGGTCTTGAATATCAACTCCCAGCGAACCCAGAATGCGAATGGCCGTTCCTTCGCCTTCGCGAATAATGCCAAGCAGCAAGTGCTCCGTTCCAATGTAATCGTGCCCTAGTCTTAGTGCTTCTTCGCGACTGAAACTGATCACATCCTTTACCCGTGGTGAAAATTTAGCGTCCATTTTATATGGTTCAAATGTCGTATTAATGCTGTAACTCCATCCATCAAACAGCGCAGTACTGCCTCATGTTCAAAAATAGGTTCGGGCTAACTGACAACCTTCCGGAAAACTCGTTTTTATCAACAGAAATCTGTTAGTAATAACCGCGTTTTCAATCTCCTGAAACAAGCGTCAACAGGGGCTAAAAGCTTAAATTCGAAAACTATTTGAAGTCGCGGTTATCAAAGACCGTGCAAATCACTAAACATTAACATTTTGTCATGGCAGAAGGAGAGAGGATCATACCCATCAACATTGAAGATGAGATGAAAACCGCCTACATCGATTATTCGATGTCGGTTATCGTTTCAAGAGCACTTCCCGATGTAAGGGATGGCTTGAAACCAGTTCACAGAAGAGTATTATATGGTATGCTCGACCTTGGGGTTAGAGCAGGTAGCGCGTACAAGAAGTCGGCAA
This window of the Flavobacteriales bacterium genome carries:
- a CDS encoding DUF4835 family protein translates to MRHFFTLFLLFISLASVAQELNCTVTVISPQVQNTEKRIFETLQKDIRQFMTSTAWTTDVFAQDERIECSILITVTERVSTDTYKATMQVQSSRPAYMTAYNTVLLNVNDQDFTFQYNEGQPLQWQQNQHISNLTSVLAFYAYMIIGADYDSFSPQGGEAHFQKALQIVNNAQNESQRGWKAFEGSKNRYWLVENMVNARYERYRDVMYKYHRLGLDVMQSDLNGGRQVITDCLPLLQQMRLDQPNSYLLTVFFTAKVDEFINIYKEAFPDMKTKAANALMQMDPANANKYQAIVKG
- a CDS encoding T9SS type A sorting domain-containing protein — its product is MRKNITLITFIFLGFTAFAQNLVVNPSFEQTSSNCGNFGGEGFFTDLSGSWSNASSNAPGDSCSSPDLFSSCNTIFGSPGPTHMPNSTLGYQYSHTGTRHAGIITHESLDEYREYIQGHTSAPLQAGVSYCVSMYVSLGNSVVYATDNMGVYFTNTPYLRDPCPGQTSSLINVTPQLNYDCAPITDTTSNWFRLQWNYVATGGEQYFTIGNFFNNANTNIVTVGNNFINPYAYYYIDDVSIIASSECCYADVPATQVVCASDAAFNLIATGGVGSSCSGTVSGTWSGTGITNANTGTFNPATAGVGTHTLTYTMSCGYTTTSTVIVSGCAALTVCQEANGDLTVTGGVGPYTWNEQVVGEDCSACLDMFPFPPCTFPTDCSVPTLEWSQYANGTTITPPGTWPIQVTDSDGGSLEIVGLAGLPLCSGGACDLEVQLISSQDACDGVENGTATVNAIGNISTVSYSWNTVPVQNGVTASSLATGEYVVTATDQQGCESTLTVVIGSGGIIANAGEDVVICKGQTTVLSASGGIGYVWDHGAGTGATVTVGPGSTTTYTVTVTGAGGCPGTDQVTVTVYDTPAVNFITESTTVCSESSSVQLFGDPSGGTFSGDGVTGNSFNPASAGVGEHIITYEYFEQQECPGTDNITITVELCTGISDIATEELNVHPNPSSGIFTVEYNGNLTGVAEFILRDMTGRSVVTTKRAELNGLRLSFDISTLANGQYLLDMVKDGKRLSTTRLTKQ
- the recN gene encoding DNA repair protein RecN; protein product: MLTRLHIRNYAIISELDVELNEGLTIITGETGAGKSILIGALSLVLGKRADATVLYNESEKCVVEAFFNISGYELEPFFAENDLDFENPTILRREINANGKSRAFINDTPVTLLQLKDLASKLIDIHSQHEVLTLKSAEFRARFLDLCADGGKQSNRYQLQYAAWNTLRKEVETLRNSLAKSAADEDYLKFQLEELLALNLKEGELAENQERLSLLENAEEITVTLSGISDMLQNGENPLVDSLRKAETELQRLAKKYPSATEWAQRIKQSLIDLEDVAEEMNQRSLAIDQDPAELQRLEERVDEILRLMTKHRVQSESELIQFQAELDEKLLSINNSDEKLTILNGRLEIAESLLQKEADKLTETRKAEAKRISPILAKELQQLGMPDAQMNILIEPSERSSDGQDRIEILFTANKGQKPQDISKIASGGELSRLMLSVKAEMASKTQLPAIIFDEIDTGVSGDVADKMGGKIKDLSKQMQILCITHLPQIASKADQHLFVYKEEQEGRAVTGVRKLDEAERILEIAKMLSNANPTEAALAHAKNLVNLNN
- the bamD gene encoding outer membrane protein assembly factor BamD, with product MLKNASAAIFLSFILLGFAGCSKYQRVLKSNDFEQKFDMAKTYYDNGKYQKAFPLFEELITVFRGTSKAEDVYYYYAYCNYQLGDYMLAGYHYDNFVRTFPRSSRAEDAQFMNAKCYFLDSAEPSLDQASTKKAIDEMQIFINKYPESPKVDECNDLMDRLRFKLETKSYNTAKLYYRLGEYKAAIFALRNTLEDYPDTKFREEISFMILRSSYLLADNSIEEKKIERFEQTLKECDDFIERHPRSSDVRNAENIKEDSKKELEKLNTRKDGIQKHKG
- a CDS encoding ATP-dependent Clp protease ATP-binding subunit; translation: MDAKFSPRVKDVISFSREEALRLGHDYIGTEHLLLGIIREGEGTAIRILGSLGVDIQDLRKEIESATHTGKASKKTNLGNIPLIKQAEKALKITYLEAKVFKSPTIGTEHLLLAILKDDDNVVTRSMKKMGVDYDLVKEEVEVILGETGVSPEARHSDSADDDDEGDNFGAAGTGGGQVRKPVDPKSKTPVLDNFGRDLTKAAEDGKLDPVVGREKEIERVSQILSRRKKNNPILIGEPGVGKSAIAEGLALRIIQRKVSRVLFGKRVVTLDLASLVAGTKYRGQFEERMKAVMNELEKSPDVILFIDEIHTIVGAGGASGSMDASNMFKPALARGEVQCIGATTLDEYRQYIEKDGALERRFQKVIVDPTTVDETIEILNNIKGKYEEHHNVNYTPEAIVACVTLTNRYMTDRFLPDKAIDALDEVGSRVHITNIHVPEVIVELEKKVDEVKEEKNRVVRSQKYEEAANLRDKERKLQEELERQKNKWEEDTKENRETVTEEDVAEVVSMMTGIPVHRVAQNEGNRLKSMYENLKGKVIGQDDAIKKVVRAIQRNRAGLKDPNKPIGSFIFLGPTGVGKTELAKVLSQYLFDSDDSLIRIDMSEYMEKFAISRLVGAPPGYVGYEEGGQLTEKVRRKPYSVVLLDEIEKAHPDVFNLLLQALDDGQMTDSLGRKIDFKNTIVIMTSNIGSRQLQDFGQGVGFATSAKTSSSDDHSRGVIEKALKKAFAPEFLNRIDDVVLFNQLKKEDLFQIIDLELKSVFKRIEEVGYTIELASTAKEFLSEKGYDPEFGARPLARAIQKYLEDPLAEAIIGSTIAQGDILEVKHEKDATELTISVKKPKADKKKKDSSEG
- a CDS encoding SDR family oxidoreductase, which translates into the protein MGYGLLKGKKGIIFGALDERSIAWKVAEKCSEEGAEIMLTNAPVALRMGKINELAEKLNTIVVPADVTVMEDIENLVSTAKETFGGIDFVLHSVGMSPNVRKGRVYTDLNYEFYHKTLDISAMSLHRVLQTCYKMDALNEYASVIALTYIAAQRTYTGYGDMAEAKAMLESIARSFGHHYGVKKNVRVNTVSQSPTVTTAGSGVEGFDDFISNADKLSPLGNASASECADYCVTLFSDLTRKVTMQNLFHDGGYSSMGAAE
- a CDS encoding DNA-directed RNA polymerase subunit omega → MEYKNTKAERDTVTRDMRQFETGTDNTFETIAIIAKRANQIGADIKEELNSKLAEFATTSDNLEEIFENREQIEISKFYEALPKPVSIAVEEYLNGKIYFRNPAKEEAAEAEATSTEA